From a region of the Ardenticatena maritima genome:
- a CDS encoding class I SAM-dependent methyltransferase, protein MTQEQDWFDHVYRQAAGDPSRVPWNRTGAHDRLLEWLAREQVDGTGKRALVVGCGMGRDAEALAAYGFKVVAFDRAPTAIAWCREAFANSPVQYVQADLFAPPAEWSQAFDFVLETFTLQALPAERRAEARARIADFVAPGGSLLVITFGRQPETVVEGPPWPLTRDEVEAFTEHGLRIVRFEDFRTPHPEWERLRWFRVHLRRPPTETGQTP, encoded by the coding sequence ATGACGCAAGAGCAAGATTGGTTCGATCACGTTTACCGCCAAGCCGCGGGCGACCCTTCGCGCGTGCCGTGGAACCGCACGGGCGCACACGACCGCCTGCTCGAATGGCTTGCCCGCGAGCAGGTGGACGGTACGGGCAAGCGGGCGCTGGTGGTGGGGTGCGGCATGGGGCGCGACGCCGAGGCGTTAGCCGCGTATGGCTTCAAGGTGGTGGCGTTCGACCGTGCGCCGACGGCCATCGCCTGGTGCCGCGAGGCGTTCGCCAACTCCCCCGTGCAGTACGTCCAAGCCGACCTGTTCGCCCCGCCCGCCGAGTGGTCGCAGGCGTTCGATTTCGTGCTGGAAACGTTCACCCTGCAAGCCCTGCCCGCCGAGAGACGCGCCGAAGCGCGCGCCCGCATCGCCGATTTTGTGGCGCCGGGCGGCTCGCTCCTCGTCATCACGTTTGGACGCCAGCCCGAAACGGTGGTGGAAGGACCGCCCTGGCCGCTCACCCGTGATGAAGTCGAAGCCTTCACCGAACACGGCTTGCGCATCGTCCGCTTTGAGGATTTCCGCACACCGCATCCCGAATGGGAGCGCCTGCGCTGGTTCCGTGTGCACCTGCGCCGCCCACCAACTGAAACAGGACAAACCCCATGA
- a CDS encoding DNA-3-methyladenine glycosylase family protein, producing the protein MATETFRLHAATPFDFVHTCTAHGWAVLSPFTWDDATQRLVRVERLLDGTHVVLHMRGIPHGVHVTVESATPLTPSQRAACERVVRTCLRLDEDLRPFYARIAEHPEWRSFPRGGGRLLRSPTLFEDIVKTICTTNTRWAQTKRMVQRLVEAFGERPTFAPHTPTFPTPQALAQASDEALKACGLGYRAAAVREIARAVAEGALDIEAWRTSEAPTAELRKRLLSLRGIGPYAAATLLMLIGRYDEVPFDSIYRDFVVRTFFKGEPPPSKADLQRVYDEWGEWKYLAYWFDPRWKDA; encoded by the coding sequence ATGGCGACGGAGACATTCCGACTGCACGCCGCGACGCCCTTTGATTTTGTGCACACCTGCACAGCGCACGGCTGGGCGGTGCTTTCGCCCTTCACCTGGGACGACGCAACGCAAAGGCTGGTGCGCGTGGAGCGCCTGCTCGACGGCACCCACGTTGTCTTGCACATGCGCGGCATCCCTCACGGCGTCCATGTGACGGTTGAAAGCGCCACACCACTCACCCCGTCCCAACGCGCGGCGTGCGAGCGGGTGGTGCGCACCTGCCTGCGCCTGGACGAAGATTTGCGCCCCTTCTATGCCCGCATCGCCGAACATCCTGAGTGGCGCTCGTTTCCGCGGGGCGGGGGGCGCTTATTGCGTTCTCCCACCCTATTTGAGGACATCGTCAAGACGATTTGCACCACCAACACCCGCTGGGCGCAGACCAAACGCATGGTGCAACGTCTGGTCGAGGCATTTGGCGAACGCCCCACCTTTGCCCCACACACGCCCACGTTTCCAACACCGCAGGCACTGGCGCAGGCATCCGACGAGGCGCTGAAAGCGTGCGGGCTGGGCTACCGCGCCGCCGCCGTGCGTGAAATCGCCCGCGCCGTCGCCGAAGGCGCCCTTGACATCGAAGCCTGGCGAACGAGCGAAGCGCCCACCGCCGAACTGCGCAAGCGCCTCCTCAGTTTGCGCGGCATCGGTCCCTACGCGGCGGCAACCCTGCTCATGCTCATTGGGCGCTACGACGAAGTCCCGTTTGACAGCATTTACCGCGATTTTGTGGTGCGCACCTTCTTCAAAGGCGAGCCGCCCCCCTCCAAAGCCGACCTGCAACGTGTGTACGATGAATGGGGCGAGTGGAAATATCTCGCCTACTGGTTCGACCCGCGCTGGAAGGACGCCTAA
- a CDS encoding ROK family protein — translation MKQVLVGLDIGGTKLMAAAMTPDGEVIARARRPTPHALDEGIAALHDLIEQVRAGAAVLAIGAAIGGPIDPARGVVSPLHQPEWRNVPLKALMEARWGAPFRVEVDTDAAALAEYEARPVPRLLYLTVSTGMGGGFVVDGRLYRGRNGAHPEVAHQAVPARCRFPERVMCECGVPDCLEALVSGNGIRRIYGKPAEHLTNEEWAEVAYHLGQGLRNVATILAPDEIVLGGGVALGGGERLLAQATAVMRAHMRLVPPPLVRFSVWGYETALRGALVLARQAWRA, via the coding sequence ATGAAGCAGGTGCTTGTTGGGTTGGATATCGGGGGAACAAAACTGATGGCGGCGGCGATGACGCCCGACGGCGAGGTGATTGCCCGCGCGCGCCGTCCCACGCCTCACGCGCTGGATGAAGGCATCGCAGCGTTGCATGACCTGATCGAGCAGGTGCGCGCCGGCGCGGCAGTGTTGGCGATTGGTGCGGCGATTGGCGGTCCCATTGATCCCGCGCGTGGGGTTGTCTCGCCGTTGCATCAGCCCGAATGGCGCAACGTTCCCCTCAAAGCCCTCATGGAAGCCCGTTGGGGGGCGCCTTTCCGCGTGGAAGTGGACACCGACGCGGCGGCGCTGGCTGAATACGAAGCCCGCCCTGTGCCGCGCCTGCTCTATCTCACAGTGAGCACGGGCATGGGCGGCGGGTTCGTCGTTGATGGGCGGCTCTATCGTGGGCGCAATGGCGCGCATCCCGAAGTGGCGCATCAGGCCGTTCCGGCGCGCTGCCGCTTTCCCGAACGGGTGATGTGCGAGTGCGGCGTACCCGATTGCCTGGAAGCGCTGGTTTCGGGCAATGGTATTCGACGCATCTACGGCAAACCTGCTGAACACCTCACCAACGAAGAGTGGGCGGAAGTCGCCTACCATTTGGGGCAAGGCTTGCGCAATGTGGCGACCATTCTCGCCCCCGATGAGATTGTGCTCGGCGGCGGTGTGGCGTTGGGTGGGGGGGAACGCCTGCTGGCGCAGGCGACGGCTGTCATGCGGGCGCACATGCGCCTGGTGCCGCCGCCTCTGGTGCGGTTCAGCGTGTGGGGCTACGAAACCGCGTTGCGCGGCGCGTTGGTGCTGGCGCGGCAGGCGTGGCGGGCTTAG
- a CDS encoding S8 family serine peptidase: MRSRPALALALFVLCLGILLTVYLPNQHAHASDETFVRVFAPKEIFATPQNGVILWHEYGAFALYKVRPQVLATLPPAERQRVRILNEAPPLLFANGALDPRAPTAAVPTAWRAPTASQGAALHLVQFVGPIKDEWLATLEKVGATPVHYVAQNGYIVWADEAARARLDALAREGEILQFSMPHQPYFKIAPVLLTRLEQTPAAETIVTITVQLYRHAGAAQTQKQIDALAVRRLSEWTPVLQYANATLDVHLDDVATIAAMPDVMWVEEYLPRERFDEVQTQLIAGHFTADQSAPTGPGYLAWLDSLGFSQNPADYPIVDIVDDGVGDGTLDTGDPTLHEFGQAANPSRAVYIANCTSAPNGGGLDGHGHINASIAFGYDTRAGFPYRDPLGFQRGLGVNPYGRFAATRVFSPYFDLSACGNSDTGLIKHLQDSGAHISSNSWGCPTCSTTYDASAQAFDIGTRDADLTEPGNQEMLFIFAAGNSGPESGSIGSPGNAKNVLTVGASENVRPDDEDGTWVDGCFTDATSADNAMDIADFSSRGPAPGNRTKPEVVAPGTHVQGTASTHPGYTGSGVCDAYRPSGQTIFAASSGTSHSTPAVAGVASLVYYWLQHVHAIPTPSPALLKAYIMAHTTYLTGVAANDTLPSNAQGYGMPNLEMAFDATPRLFVNQSVLFNATGETWTLHGAVADPTKPVVIVLNYTDAPGALGTSPQVNDLDLEVLVDGTLYRGNVFNGQWSAPGGAPDTVNNYEVIRLPAGTSSALSITITASNIAGDGVPNQGDATDQDFALVCYNCAQTFDFVLQATPPKQAVCAPESATYDITAFSILGYADPVTLSVSGAPSGTLPLFSANPITPTASSTLTISNTAAAAFGAYTLDIVGVAPTSTHTTTVQLALFTAPPEAPTLLAPANGATSIPRKPTLTWNDGSQAVGAFIEIATDATFATPVYTATITPGVQSHTLATALDYDTTYYWRVRNTNPCGEGAYSDVFTFTTETTPPILLVDDDDNDPDMRAFYTSTLETLGVSFDVWDTAQSDNEPTSADLAPYTVVIWFSGDAFGSPTGPSEASEAALSSWLESGNRCLFMSSQDYHWARQLTLFMKNYLGVAGIVDDVNYSEVIGQGNIFGPLGTYTLDYTAINSHNWSDTITPTLDANVVYMSEKGPAAVQRQTATYRTMYWGFSFEALSTQQDRLANMQAVLTWCETPLPERPKVFLPFVVR; encoded by the coding sequence ATGCGTTCGCGCCCAGCCCTTGCGCTTGCTCTTTTTGTCCTGTGTCTGGGGATTCTGCTGACGGTCTATCTTCCCAATCAGCACGCGCATGCCTCCGATGAAACATTTGTGCGCGTTTTTGCGCCCAAAGAGATTTTCGCCACTCCGCAAAACGGCGTCATTCTCTGGCATGAATACGGCGCGTTTGCGCTCTACAAAGTCCGTCCGCAGGTGCTGGCAACCTTGCCGCCCGCGGAACGTCAGCGCGTGCGCATTCTGAATGAAGCGCCCCCACTGCTGTTTGCCAACGGCGCGCTCGACCCCCGCGCGCCCACCGCCGCTGTGCCGACAGCGTGGCGCGCCCCCACCGCTTCGCAAGGCGCTGCGCTTCACCTGGTGCAATTTGTGGGACCCATCAAGGATGAATGGCTGGCAACGCTGGAAAAAGTGGGCGCTACCCCTGTGCATTACGTGGCGCAAAACGGCTACATTGTGTGGGCGGACGAAGCCGCGCGCGCCCGATTGGATGCGCTGGCACGCGAAGGCGAGATTCTGCAATTCTCCATGCCGCACCAACCCTACTTCAAAATAGCGCCTGTATTGCTCACGCGGCTGGAACAAACGCCCGCCGCGGAGACGATCGTCACCATCACGGTGCAACTCTATCGCCATGCCGGCGCGGCGCAGACACAAAAGCAGATTGACGCGCTGGCGGTGCGCCGCCTCAGCGAGTGGACGCCCGTCTTGCAGTATGCCAACGCCACGCTGGATGTCCATCTGGACGATGTCGCGACGATCGCCGCCATGCCCGATGTGATGTGGGTGGAAGAATATTTGCCGCGTGAGCGTTTTGACGAAGTGCAAACCCAACTGATTGCGGGACACTTCACCGCCGACCAAAGCGCGCCCACCGGTCCAGGCTACCTGGCTTGGCTGGATAGCCTGGGCTTCAGCCAGAACCCCGCCGATTACCCCATTGTGGACATTGTGGATGACGGCGTGGGCGACGGCACACTTGACACCGGCGACCCAACACTGCACGAATTCGGGCAAGCGGCGAACCCCAGCCGCGCGGTCTACATTGCCAACTGTACATCCGCGCCGAACGGCGGCGGTCTCGACGGACACGGGCATATCAACGCCAGTATTGCGTTCGGCTACGACACGCGCGCCGGCTTCCCCTACCGAGACCCGCTTGGATTTCAACGCGGGCTGGGTGTCAACCCCTATGGGCGCTTTGCCGCTACTCGCGTTTTTTCGCCCTATTTTGATTTGAGCGCCTGCGGCAACAGCGATACAGGGCTCATCAAGCACCTGCAGGATAGCGGCGCGCATATCAGCAGTAATTCGTGGGGCTGTCCCACTTGTTCCACGACCTACGACGCTTCGGCGCAAGCCTTTGACATCGGCACACGCGACGCCGATTTGACCGAACCGGGCAACCAAGAGATGCTCTTCATCTTTGCCGCCGGCAACAGTGGTCCAGAGAGCGGGAGCATTGGCTCGCCAGGGAACGCCAAGAACGTGCTCACTGTCGGCGCGAGCGAAAATGTGCGCCCCGACGATGAGGACGGCACATGGGTTGACGGTTGTTTTACCGATGCGACCAGCGCCGACAACGCCATGGACATCGCCGATTTTTCCAGCCGCGGTCCAGCGCCGGGCAACCGCACCAAGCCCGAAGTGGTCGCCCCCGGCACACACGTTCAAGGCACCGCCAGCACCCACCCCGGCTACACGGGAAGCGGCGTCTGCGACGCCTACCGCCCCAGTGGGCAAACCATCTTCGCTGCTTCATCCGGCACCAGCCACTCGACGCCCGCCGTCGCAGGTGTGGCGTCGTTGGTCTACTATTGGCTGCAACATGTGCACGCTATTCCCACACCCAGCCCCGCCCTGTTGAAAGCCTACATCATGGCGCACACTACCTATCTGACCGGCGTTGCGGCGAATGATACGCTGCCGAGCAACGCCCAGGGGTATGGCATGCCCAATCTTGAAATGGCTTTCGACGCGACGCCGCGCCTCTTCGTCAACCAAAGCGTGCTGTTCAACGCCACGGGTGAAACATGGACCCTGCACGGCGCTGTCGCCGACCCCACCAAGCCGGTGGTGATTGTGCTGAACTACACCGACGCGCCCGGCGCTCTGGGCACCAGTCCGCAGGTCAATGACCTGGACCTCGAAGTCTTGGTTGATGGGACGCTCTACCGCGGCAACGTGTTCAACGGGCAATGGAGCGCGCCCGGTGGTGCGCCCGACACCGTCAACAATTACGAGGTGATTCGCCTGCCGGCGGGCACAAGCAGCGCACTGAGCATTACCATCACCGCCAGCAACATCGCCGGCGATGGCGTTCCCAACCAGGGCGACGCCACCGACCAGGATTTTGCGCTGGTCTGCTACAATTGCGCCCAAACGTTCGATTTTGTGTTGCAAGCCACACCGCCCAAGCAAGCCGTTTGCGCGCCAGAAAGCGCCACCTACGACATCACCGCCTTCTCCATCCTCGGCTACGCCGACCCCGTGACACTGAGCGTTTCCGGCGCGCCATCCGGCACATTGCCGCTCTTCTCCGCCAACCCCATCACCCCGACAGCCAGCAGCACCCTGACCATCAGCAACACCGCCGCGGCGGCGTTCGGCGCTTACACGCTCGACATCGTGGGGGTTGCGCCCACATCCACGCACACCACCACCGTCCAACTGGCCCTGTTCACCGCGCCACCCGAAGCGCCTACCCTGCTTGCTCCCGCCAACGGCGCCACATCCATCCCACGCAAGCCCACGCTCACCTGGAACGACGGCTCGCAAGCCGTCGGCGCTTTCATCGAAATCGCGACTGACGCGACTTTTGCAACACCAGTTTATACCGCCACTATCACCCCAGGCGTCCAAAGCCACACACTCGCCACGGCGTTGGACTACGACACCACCTACTACTGGCGCGTGCGCAATACCAACCCATGCGGCGAGGGCGCGTACTCGGACGTTTTCACCTTCACCACAGAAACCACGCCGCCCATCCTGCTGGTGGATGATGACGACAACGACCCAGATATGCGCGCCTTCTACACGTCCACGCTGGAAACGCTGGGAGTTTCCTTTGACGTGTGGGACACAGCGCAATCCGACAATGAGCCCACCAGTGCAGACCTAGCACCGTACACCGTTGTCATCTGGTTCAGCGGCGACGCCTTTGGAAGCCCCACGGGTCCCAGCGAGGCGAGCGAAGCGGCGCTGAGCAGTTGGCTGGAAAGCGGCAATCGCTGTCTCTTTATGAGCAGTCAAGATTACCATTGGGCGCGCCAGTTGACGCTCTTCATGAAGAACTATCTCGGCGTTGCCGGGATTGTGGACGACGTTAACTATTCGGAAGTCATTGGGCAAGGCAACATCTTTGGTCCACTGGGTACCTACACACTCGACTACACGGCTATCAATTCGCACAATTGGAGCGACACCATCACACCGACACTGGACGCCAATGTGGTGTACATGTCGGAAAAGGGTCCCGCCGCGGTTCAGCGCCAAACGGCGACCTACCGCACCATGTATTGGGGCTTCTCGTTTGAAGCGCTTTCCACCCAACAAGACCGCCTTGCCAACATGCAAGCCGTGTTGACCTGGTGCGAAACACCGCTGCCAGAAAGACCCAAAGTGTTTCTGCCCTTCGTAGTGCGCTAA
- a CDS encoding SIMPL domain-containing protein (The SIMPL domain is named for its presence in mouse protein SIMPL (signalling molecule that associates with mouse pelle-like kinase). Bacterial member BP26, from Brucella, was shown to assemble into a channel-like structure, while YggE from E. coli has been associated with resistance to oxidative stress.), whose amino-acid sequence MRRTPLLIPILGSLLVVALLLAGHRALAAPVAQATATPTFRPTRTPIPTTPTAVLTETAPLTTTERIETTPTVSPTETVTSTAPLTTTSAITASERLTVTPVFTLSPVIPLTQTVDTTSERTLTVQGVGEVEASPDLATITLGVVTLNASATDAVAENNETMANVLEALLNAGIAEEDIRTVEFSIYPEEEPIERTPLDVEREAPTPQIRYRVVNRVMVTVRDINAVGEVLDAALEAGANSVGGVSFGVSNAKDLERQARAAAMQDAYQRASDLATLANVELVGVLTIREQNVGRPIFVEQAAFAETRSVPIQSGQLSFFYSVEVVFLIR is encoded by the coding sequence ATGCGACGTACACCTTTGCTCATTCCAATCCTGGGCAGCCTGTTGGTCGTTGCGCTGTTGCTGGCGGGACACCGCGCGCTGGCGGCGCCTGTCGCCCAAGCCACAGCCACGCCCACCTTCCGCCCAACGCGCACGCCCATCCCCACGACGCCCACCGCCGTGCTGACAGAAACGGCGCCGCTGACGACAACTGAGCGCATCGAGACCACGCCGACCGTTTCCCCGACAGAAACCGTCACCAGTACCGCACCGCTGACGACGACAAGCGCCATCACTGCAAGCGAGCGCCTTACCGTCACGCCCGTTTTCACACTCAGCCCCGTCATTCCCCTGACGCAAACCGTTGACACCACCAGCGAACGCACGTTGACTGTGCAAGGCGTGGGCGAAGTAGAAGCCAGCCCCGACCTCGCCACCATCACGCTGGGGGTGGTCACGCTCAACGCCAGCGCCACCGACGCTGTCGCCGAAAACAACGAAACCATGGCGAACGTGCTGGAAGCGCTTCTGAATGCGGGCATTGCCGAAGAGGACATTCGCACGGTCGAATTCAGCATCTATCCGGAAGAAGAACCGATTGAGCGCACACCGCTTGACGTGGAACGTGAAGCCCCCACTCCGCAAATTCGCTACCGCGTGGTCAACCGCGTCATGGTGACCGTGCGCGACATTAACGCCGTGGGCGAAGTCCTGGACGCCGCCCTCGAAGCCGGCGCGAACAGCGTGGGAGGTGTCTCATTTGGAGTGAGCAATGCCAAAGATCTGGAACGCCAGGCGCGCGCCGCCGCCATGCAAGACGCCTATCAACGCGCCAGCGACCTGGCCACACTGGCGAATGTGGAACTGGTGGGGGTGCTCACCATCCGCGAGCAAAATGTGGGGCGTCCCATCTTTGTTGAACAAGCCGCCTTTGCCGAAACGCGCAGTGTCCCCATCCAAAGCGGGCAACTCTCGTTCTTCTACAGCGTCGAGGTAGTCTTCCTCATTCGCTAA
- a CDS encoding 6-phosphofructokinase, which produces MIRKIALFTGGGDAPGLNAVIRAVTRTAVLNYGWEVVGIRDGLDGILSDRDDGLMPLDPHAVSDILPLGGTILGTVNKADPRLYVVKDGRVVVTDWAKNRIRTQMARFGIDAIVAIGGDGTMTIAAQLFEAGIPLVGVPKTIDNDLVGTELTFGFDSALDVATDALDRLRTTARSHRRVMILEVMGRNAGWIALHAGIAGGAHVILIPEIPFAVEPICAALQARWARDAKYALVVVAEGARLADGAPMYHEIGGQKRLGGIADWLAHQIIERCGFEARAVVLGHIQRGGSPSAFDRILATQYGAEAVHCLARGEFGVVVVLRCNDIRTVPLHEVIGRQKLVPVDGTLVRVARGLGISFGDPAELS; this is translated from the coding sequence ATGATTCGCAAAATTGCGCTGTTTACTGGTGGTGGTGATGCGCCGGGATTGAATGCCGTGATTCGGGCGGTGACGCGCACCGCTGTGCTCAATTATGGATGGGAAGTTGTCGGTATTCGTGATGGCTTGGATGGCATTCTCTCGGACCGTGATGATGGATTGATGCCTCTGGACCCCCACGCCGTCAGCGATATTTTGCCGCTTGGCGGCACGATTTTGGGCACGGTCAACAAAGCCGACCCGCGGTTGTACGTGGTGAAAGATGGGCGTGTGGTGGTGACCGACTGGGCGAAGAACCGCATTCGCACGCAGATGGCGCGTTTTGGCATTGACGCCATTGTGGCCATCGGCGGCGATGGCACGATGACGATTGCCGCCCAGTTGTTTGAGGCGGGCATTCCCCTGGTGGGTGTGCCCAAAACAATTGACAACGACCTTGTCGGCACGGAGTTGACGTTCGGGTTTGATTCGGCGCTTGATGTAGCGACCGATGCGCTCGACCGCCTGCGCACAACGGCGCGCAGCCATCGGCGGGTGATGATTCTGGAAGTGATGGGGCGCAACGCTGGCTGGATTGCGTTGCATGCGGGTATTGCCGGCGGGGCGCACGTGATTCTCATCCCGGAAATTCCCTTCGCCGTGGAACCGATTTGCGCGGCGTTGCAAGCCCGTTGGGCGCGTGATGCAAAATATGCGCTTGTGGTGGTGGCTGAGGGGGCGCGGCTTGCGGATGGTGCGCCCATGTACCATGAAATTGGTGGGCAAAAGCGGCTGGGCGGCATTGCCGACTGGCTGGCGCACCAAATCATCGAGCGTTGCGGCTTTGAGGCGCGCGCCGTGGTGCTGGGGCACATTCAGCGTGGTGGGTCGCCCAGCGCCTTCGATCGCATTTTGGCGACCCAGTACGGTGCTGAGGCGGTGCATTGCCTGGCGCGCGGCGAGTTCGGGGTTGTGGTGGTGTTGCGCTGTAATGACATTCGCACGGTGCCCTTGCATGAGGTCATTGGGCGGCAAAAGTTAGTGCCGGTGGATGGGACACTGGTGCGCGTGGCGCGTGGCTTGGGTATTTCGTTTGGCGACCCCGCCGAGTTGTCATAA
- a CDS encoding cytochrome c oxidase assembly protein — translation MQEISLPWTIWLTDWRFEPVPIAAAIFAVAFYYLAARRLGQRNPHHRLTVGQQAAFWGAVGLTLFTILSPLDTIGELYSFTVHMVQHLLMIIPIPILLLLGVPEWLAAPLFRLRPVDWVMRVLTQPIIATVLFNLVFMGWHIPRLYELSLTNYTAHELEHLMFLTTALFSWWPIMGPRYQLRTPFLKIAYVFVQKLPPTILGAILVFAEAPLYATYANQTARLWGWTPLLDQQIGGVVMWIPAGIVYLIILSVVFFRWIGNEEAEGMEQQGTFA, via the coding sequence ATGCAAGAAATTTCACTGCCCTGGACAATCTGGCTGACCGACTGGCGCTTTGAGCCGGTTCCGATCGCCGCGGCGATTTTCGCCGTGGCGTTCTACTACCTGGCGGCGCGCCGTTTGGGACAGCGCAATCCTCATCATCGGCTGACCGTGGGACAACAGGCGGCTTTTTGGGGCGCCGTTGGCTTGACGCTTTTCACGATTTTATCGCCGCTTGATACCATCGGGGAACTTTACTCCTTCACCGTACACATGGTGCAGCACTTGCTGATGATTATCCCCATTCCGATTCTCCTGCTTTTGGGGGTGCCGGAATGGTTGGCTGCGCCGCTCTTCCGTCTGCGTCCGGTGGATTGGGTGATGCGCGTCTTGACACAGCCCATCATCGCCACTGTGCTCTTCAACCTGGTGTTTATGGGCTGGCATATCCCACGTTTGTATGAACTATCGTTGACCAACTACACAGCACATGAACTTGAACACCTGATGTTTCTCACTACGGCGCTCTTCTCCTGGTGGCCTATCATGGGGCCGCGCTACCAGTTGCGCACGCCGTTTCTCAAAATTGCGTATGTGTTCGTGCAAAAATTGCCCCCCACCATTTTGGGCGCGATTTTGGTCTTTGCCGAAGCGCCTTTGTACGCCACCTACGCCAACCAGACGGCGCGCTTGTGGGGATGGACGCCACTCCTCGACCAGCAAATCGGCGGCGTGGTGATGTGGATTCCGGCGGGGATTGTCTATCTCATCATCTTGTCGGTGGTCTTTTTCCGCTGGATTGGCAATGAAGAAGCCGAAGGGATGGAACAGCAAGGGACGTTTGCCTGA
- a CDS encoding cytochrome C oxidase subunit IV family protein, which yields MAKHSAAKTEKHEAHPNYWLIGIVLAVLTVLELTVTSNWFITTFSLSQVLTDFLLLAFAVAKALFVVGYYMHLKFDSRIFTVMFSIGILFALLLSTTFMLLF from the coding sequence ATGGCGAAGCATTCTGCGGCGAAAACCGAGAAACACGAAGCCCATCCGAACTACTGGCTCATCGGTATCGTGTTGGCGGTCTTGACGGTGCTGGAATTGACCGTCACTTCCAATTGGTTCATCACCACGTTCAGTTTGAGCCAGGTTCTCACGGATTTCTTGCTCCTGGCGTTTGCCGTCGCCAAGGCTCTGTTCGTGGTGGGGTATTACATGCACCTGAAATTTGATAGCCGTATCTTCACGGTGATGTTCTCGATTGGCATTTTGTTCGCGCTTTTGCTCTCGACGACCTTCATGTTGTTGTTCTGA
- a CDS encoding cytochrome c oxidase subunit 3, producing the protein MSAHTQTEHHTTLGLDHRKLGFWVFLASECVFFMSLIITFIIYSGRPQEGPTHEVLNIPLTAFNTFVLLTSSLSMVLAVDATRRGDKRQMQLWLLATILMGSFFIGVQVFEYRELMHEGLTLTSNLFGMSFYLLTGFHGAHVTFGILWLIVVFIKSFGDTFGPHNDVPVDIMGLYWHFVDLVWVFLFPIVYLIKW; encoded by the coding sequence ATGAGTGCACACACACAAACAGAACATCACACCACACTCGGGCTTGACCACCGCAAATTAGGGTTCTGGGTGTTTTTGGCGTCTGAGTGTGTCTTCTTCATGTCGTTGATTATCACGTTCATCATCTACTCGGGGCGTCCACAAGAGGGGCCCACGCATGAAGTGCTGAACATTCCGCTGACGGCGTTCAACACGTTCGTGCTGTTGACGAGTAGTCTTTCGATGGTGTTGGCGGTAGATGCCACGCGCCGTGGCGACAAGCGCCAGATGCAACTCTGGTTGCTGGCAACGATTTTGATGGGCTCTTTCTTCATCGGCGTGCAAGTCTTTGAGTATCGCGAATTGATGCACGAAGGCTTGACGCTGACCAGCAATCTCTTTGGCATGAGTTTCTACTTGCTTACCGGTTTCCACGGGGCGCACGTGACCTTTGGCATTCTCTGGTTGATTGTGGTCTTCATCAAGTCTTTCGGCGACACATTTGGCCCCCACAACGATGTGCCCGTGGATATCATGGGGTTGTACTGGCACTTTGTGGACCTCGTGTGGGTCTTCTTGTTCCCGATTGTGTACCTGATCAAGTGGTAA